TGGACGAAGTCCTGACCACGGTCGTGGAAGCTGCGGTGCGGCTTACAGGCGCCGAAGAAGGGAGTCTGCTGCTCCTGGAGGAGGAGACAGGCGAACTCTATATGCGCGCTTCGAAGAATTTCGACGAGGATTTTGCTACCGCCTTTCGCCTGGAAACGCGCGATTCGCTGGCCGGGAAAGTCGTCTCGACGGGTGAACCGGTGATTCTCGATGAAACGACGCCCAAGAAGATCAAGACGTCCTATCTGGTCCACTCGTTGATTTACGTGCCGCTCAAGGTGCGCGGCCGGGTGATCGGCGTACTGGGGGTCGATAACCGCAAAGCGGGCAGCGTCCTCTCCGAGAAAGATATGACCGTGATCACGGCCATGGCCGATTACGCGGCCATTGCAATCGAAAACGCGCGCCTGTTCGCGCACTCGGAAATGGAACGAATCCAGCTGGAGACCATCCTGCGTCAAATCAAAAACGGTGTGATCGTCGTCGATCCGGATAACCGCATCCGGTTGATCAACCGCACCGCGCAGGAAGCATTTGGGCTCGAGGGTGATTTTCTGGGCCGATCGATTGTCGAGGCCTTCGACGAACCCAAGATCTTGAAAATGCTGCGAACTGCCGGAAAAGTCCCCCATCAAGACGATATAGAAACCGCGGACGGACGCATCTTCAATCTGCAGTGCACGCCGATTGAGGGGGTCGGCCAGGCAATCGTTTTACACGACATCACCCATTTGAAGAATCTGGATCGCATCAAGTCTGAGTTTGTTACCACGGTCTCGCACGATTTGCGTTCCCCGCTCACTGCGATTCTGGGGTACGTGGAGCTGATCGAGCGCGCCGGAAAACTGAACGAACAACAGCAGGAGTTCACGCAGCGGGTCCGTTTCAGCGTCCAGCAAATCACGGATTTGGTCACCGATCTGTTGGATTTGGGGCGCATCGAGGCGGGCCTGGACATCGCCCGGGAAAATACGCCTATCGATAGGATCACACATTACGCGGTGGAGAGTTTGCAGGGCGTTGCAGAAAGCCAGGGCGTTAAATTGGATATCGAACTCGACAAGGGCTTGCCCCTTGTGAACGGAGACCCGGTCCGGCTGCGCCAGATGGTCGGCAATCTCATCGACAACGCGATCAAGTACACGCCCGAAGGCGGTACGGTTCGTGTGCAAGCGGAGGCGGAGGGTGGGCAGGTTATCTTGCGCGTGATCGATAATGGCCCCGGCATCCCACCCGCCGATCAGCCCTACCTGTTCGATAAATTCTTCCGCGCCAGCAACATCCCCGACGACATGCCCGGCACGGGCCTCGGCCTTTCGATCGTAAAGTCGATCGTCGACAATCACGGCGGCAGGATCTGGGTGGATTCGAAACTAGGGGAAGGAACGACCTTCACGGTTGTGCTGCTGGCTGCGGAGGAATAAGCGCTGCGCATGAACACTGGCCGGGATCGAACTCGTCCCGTGTCGCAAATCATCACCTCCATCAAATCCCCTCGATTCAAAGCAAACGAAGTCCTGCTTGATTTGCGCAATTTATTCTACATACATCCTTTTCTGCAGCCGCTTTTCCATTCATGGGGAAGATCGCAGATTCAATCATCCGTGTGTCCCCGGTCGGACGAGCGATATAATGTTCGTATGATAAGGCGTTTGGCTTTGCAACGGGGTTGGATGGGTGATGAGTGATGATGCACTTCGCCGGCGCTTGAAACGCTTGGGGCGAAAGTCGCGCAAACGCGCAGAGTTGAAAGCTGCACGGCCGCGCCCTGTGGATCTGCCGCCCGGCGATGAGCTGGATACCCCGCACGGAAAAGCCTTTCGCATCCAGGAATTGTATCCACGGGATTATGAGCATGCCGGCTGCGAACTCTCAAGAATTTTCGATTTCAAGAGCGACCTGGCCGCGCAGGTAGTACGGCAGCCGAACCTCGCGGAGGTCTCTTTTGAAGACATGCTTTTTCTCGATACGGAAACCACCGGCCTGGCCGGCGGTGCAGGAACCATTGCTTTTCTGGTCGGCGTGGGACGATTTACGGGCGATCATTTCCGTCTGCGCCAGTACTTTCTGCGGGAGCCGGGCGAAGAAGCGGGATTGCTTCACGCTCTGCAAGAAGACATCGAGAATGCGGCTGCGATCGTGTCCTTCAACGGTCGTGTGTTTGACGTGCCCTTGCTCGAGATGCGCTACATGCTTGGATTGCGAAAGCATTGGTCATTGAGTTCGTTACCACAGATCGATCTTCTCCATCCGGCGCGGCGTTTGTGGCGGCGCAGCCTTCCCGATTGTAGTCTGGGGACGATCGAGCGGACGTTGTTGGGCGTCGAGCGTTCGGATGAAGATGTCCCGGGCGCGCAGATTCCCGGCATGTATCTCGATTACCTGCACACGGGCGACGCCCGGCAGATGACGCGGGTTCTCTATCATAATGCGATCGACATTCTCAGCCTTGTCGGACTCGCTGTCCACGTGTTCGAGCGGCATGAAGATCGAGATCCGGGGGATCTATCCGGTGCGGAAGCACTGGCATTGGCGCGCTGGCATCTGGAAAACGGACGGGATGTGCAAGCGAGGAAAGCCTTTAAGTCGGCACTCGAAAACGCAGGAGAAGAAGTCCGCCTGGACGCGCTGCGCTATTTTTCTACGTATTTAAAGCGCACAGATCATCGGGATGAGGCCATCGGGTATTGGGGAACCTGGCATTCCATTGCGCCGGATGACCCGCGCCCATGCATCGAATTGGCGAAATATCATGAGTGGTACGCTGAGGATATCCCCGCGGCGCGGCATTGGGCGCAAGAGGCGCTTCAATGTCTGACATATTGGACGGATGATTGGCGGCGAGACAAGATGTGGTCGGAAATCGAGCACCGTCTGAAACGCCTGGCGCACAAGATTCCAGCTGAATGATCGTTGGCAATTTAGGCGAAGAGGAATACTGCCGTGCCGCAGCAGGCGGACGCAGCGCTGCGTTCATTCGTTCACGCGGTTGATTTCTTGCCTCACCGCCATGTAAAGGTGATCGGCGCGGAGTTCTTGCAGCGTGTAACACGGACCCCCGAGATGATCGGCGAGCGCCTTCGCCAATCCCTGGTCGAACGCCGCATGTTCCATGTTGATAACCACAGATCGGATGCCGGCTTCTTGTATCCGGTCAGCGATGCGATGGGCTTCTTGTTGGGGCGGTTGATGGCTCATGGAGACGTTCCCGGCTCCGTCGGTTAGCAGGATCATCAAGGGTATCAAGTCTTTATTCTGATTTTGTTCTTTCTGGAAAATCTCTTGTGCCATCAACAATCCGGCTGAGAGCGGAGTCTTACCCCCGACCGGGATGTCTGCGAGTGTCGATTGGGCGAGTTGGACGGAGTTGGTTGGTTTCAGCACGGTAATGGCGCGGTCCTTTTGAAAGACGACCAGGCCGACGCGATCGCGGCGTTGATAGGCGTCCGTGAGCAGGGACAGGATCGCACCTTTGGTGGCGGACATTCGTTCTGCAACGGCCATGGACCAGGAGGCGTCGACGACGAACAGGATCAAGTTTGCAGCTTTACGCACGCGCACTTTTTCTTGAAGATCGGAGGGTTCGATGGCAAAGCGTCGATGCTCTGCCTCTGATTTCCTTCTCTTTTGGAACGGCGCAGCTGCTCGCAGGGTCGCATCGAAGGCGATGTCGGCAGGTTTCTCTCTCGCCGGCCTCGCCAGGATGTAGCGGCCGCGTTTCCGATCGGTGCGGGTCCGGGTTCGCCGTCCGCCCTGGCGGCGGGTTAACCGGTCGAGCTGTCCCTCCAGTCGCCG
The window above is part of the Anaerolineales bacterium genome. Proteins encoded here:
- a CDS encoding ATP-binding protein, translated to MSEKMILVVDDNEDFRLSLEESILTPAGYEVKSVADGLSALTLVQEYKPALVITDQQMPNLTGIELIQRLRRKDPSIPTILVTSEGSEALAVEALRAGATDMLTKPFEPEEMLEAVKRAFAERERRLSDGLLKTKADKTATIEHRIHELEALSMIGRTVTAMLDLDEVLTTVVEAAVRLTGAEEGSLLLLEEETGELYMRASKNFDEDFATAFRLETRDSLAGKVVSTGEPVILDETTPKKIKTSYLVHSLIYVPLKVRGRVIGVLGVDNRKAGSVLSEKDMTVITAMADYAAIAIENARLFAHSEMERIQLETILRQIKNGVIVVDPDNRIRLINRTAQEAFGLEGDFLGRSIVEAFDEPKILKMLRTAGKVPHQDDIETADGRIFNLQCTPIEGVGQAIVLHDITHLKNLDRIKSEFVTTVSHDLRSPLTAILGYVELIERAGKLNEQQQEFTQRVRFSVQQITDLVTDLLDLGRIEAGLDIARENTPIDRITHYAVESLQGVAESQGVKLDIELDKGLPLVNGDPVRLRQMVGNLIDNAIKYTPEGGTVRVQAEAEGGQVILRVIDNGPGIPPADQPYLFDKFFRASNIPDDMPGTGLGLSIVKSIVDNHGGRIWVDSKLGEGTTFTVVLLAAEE
- a CDS encoding ribonuclease H-like domain-containing protein, with the protein product MSDDALRRRLKRLGRKSRKRAELKAARPRPVDLPPGDELDTPHGKAFRIQELYPRDYEHAGCELSRIFDFKSDLAAQVVRQPNLAEVSFEDMLFLDTETTGLAGGAGTIAFLVGVGRFTGDHFRLRQYFLREPGEEAGLLHALQEDIENAAAIVSFNGRVFDVPLLEMRYMLGLRKHWSLSSLPQIDLLHPARRLWRRSLPDCSLGTIERTLLGVERSDEDVPGAQIPGMYLDYLHTGDARQMTRVLYHNAIDILSLVGLAVHVFERHEDRDPGDLSGAEALALARWHLENGRDVQARKAFKSALENAGEEVRLDALRYFSTYLKRTDHRDEAIGYWGTWHSIAPDDPRPCIELAKYHEWYAEDIPAARHWAQEALQCLTYWTDDWRRDKMWSEIEHRLKRLAHKIPAE
- a CDS encoding VWA domain-containing protein, which gives rise to MKFRSTNCNLRSNTRSQSVAGESTQEAERQDQAEPHNQSPSDSLHSRWWEGGEKVKTGQSFSPRRLEGQLDRLTRRQGGRRTRTRTDRKRGRYILARPAREKPADIAFDATLRAAAPFQKRRKSEAEHRRFAIEPSDLQEKVRVRKAANLILFVVDASWSMAVAERMSATKGAILSLLTDAYQRRDRVGLVVFQKDRAITVLKPTNSVQLAQSTLADIPVGGKTPLSAGLLMAQEIFQKEQNQNKDLIPLMILLTDGAGNVSMSHQPPQQEAHRIADRIQEAGIRSVVINMEHAAFDQGLAKALADHLGGPCYTLQELRADHLYMAVRQEINRVNE